In the genome of Bradysia coprophila strain Holo2 unplaced genomic scaffold, BU_Bcop_v1 contig_232, whole genome shotgun sequence, one region contains:
- the LOC119076909 gene encoding COMM domain-containing protein 4, with product MKFRFCGDGDCPDWVLAEIYSSLSVLSSVKLKILTQMVAKSLLGEFIPDEKLRETFAANKPDLTSIKSSFACIRFLIVNAIRFNTDDATFNEELQQLGLPKEHSSAVCRVMSDHYQALKQHLIDTSLKVNELESISCTIPNDVIDCAQLTFDIANEIVDGIPTKQSHKVNISKLDIGILLNEMRTVRNLMDEMNYEERYNGLQTG from the exons ATG aaatttcgcTTTTGCGGAGATGGTGATTGCCCGGACTGGGTACTAGCTGAAATTTACTCAAGTTTATCAGTTCTAAGCtctgtaaaattgaaaatcctaACCCAAATGGTTGCAAAGAGTTTATTGGGCGAATTTATTCCG GATGAAAAACTACGAGAAACATTCGCTGCAAATAAACCGGATCTAACGTCAATCAAATCGTCATTCGCCTGCATTCGATTTCTCATTGTTAATGCAATTCGTTTCAACACTGACGATGCTACATTCAATGAAGAATTACAGCAATTGGGTCTGCCCAAGGAACACTCATCTGCTGTGTGTCGAGTCATGAGCGATCATTATCAGGCACTGAAACAACATCTCATCGACACAAGTCTGAAAG tAAACGAATTGGAATCCATATCGTGTACGATACCGAATGATGTCATCGACTGCGCGCAGTTAACATTCGATATTGCCAATGAAATTGTCGACGGAATACCGACGAAACAAAGTCACAAAGTCAAC ATTTCGAAGTTGGATATTGGTATTCTCTTGAATGAAATGCGAACCGTTAGAAACTTGATGGACGAGATGAACTACGAAGAGCGGTATAATGGTTTGCAGACAGGATAA
- the LOC119076908 gene encoding uncharacterized protein LOC119076908 has protein sequence MIFAHIFLPAILFAICKAQPQSFTPNNDRPSMDEYRHLVLNSVAQMKDSCRVYDYLLDVDKKWTDDDGKLEVAPYGATETIRSNRDFYIHTLLRILRENANDDDQNEEPSVIFSVMLTKFLLTDSKLDSQLTSMLQAKCCRDSDDDALNCLEKREPRTIKKVKFHSWGGKRDGNNGIDNVPKIVLRTPFRPWGGKRDHPDGGRRSDEWTNVSQ, from the exons ATGATTTTCGCGCACATTTTTCTGCCAGCAATTCTGTTTGCAATATGTAAAGCTCAACCGCAATCGTTCACACCAAACAATGACCGACCGTCGATGGACGAATACAGACATCTAGTACTCAATTCAGTAGCACAAATGAAAGATTCCTGCCGTGTGTACGATTACCTACTGGATGTTGATAAAAAATGGACTGACGACGATGGGAAACTAGAAG ttGCTCCGTATGGCGCCACGGAGACAATACGAAGCAATCGAGACTTCTACATTCACACATTGCTGCGCATCTTAAGGGAAAATGCCAACGACGACGACCAGAACGAAGAACCGAGCGTAATATTCAGCGTAATGTTGACGAAATTTCTGTTAACCGATTCGAAGCTGGACTCTCAACTGACTTCCATGCTGCAAGCAAAATGTTGTCGAGACAGTGACGACGACGCCCTGAACTGTTTGGAAAAACGCGAGCCTCGGACtataaaaaaagtgaaattccaTTCGTGGGGCGGAAAGCGAGACGGCAACAATGGCATTGATAATGTGCCGAAAATCGTTTTACGAACACCGTTCCGGCCGTGGGGCGGCAAACGAGATCATCCCGATGGTGGCAGGCGAAGCGACGAATGGACAAATGTAAGCCAatga
- the LOC119076910 gene encoding S-phase kinase-associated protein 1-like, whose product MSTIRLKSSDGVIFDTDPKAMKCSHLITQMLVDCGIEPGSETCVPLPNVKAFTLGKFIEWANHHKDDVPPKDPNDKNYDDLEEWDENFLKVDQASLIELIMAANYLDVRDLFEMACKTTADLIAGKNTEEIRETFHIKNDFTRSNEKGMGKEIVFANEKSDNS is encoded by the exons ATGTCTACAATTCGTTTAAAATCATCCGATGGTGTAATTTTTGACACCGACCCGAAGGCTATGAAGTGTTCACACCTCATCACACAGATGCTCGTAGATTGTGGCATTGAACCGGGAAGCGAAACg TGCGTACCGTTGCCGAATGTGAAAGCATTCACTTTGGGGAAATTTATAGAATGGGCCAATCATCACAAAGACGATGTACCACCGAAAGACCCCAATGACAAAAACTATGACGATTTAGAGGAATGGGACGAAAATTTCTTGAAAGTTGACCAGGCCTCGTTGATTGAACTAATTATGGCAGCGAATTACTTAGATGTAAGGGACCTGTTCGAGATGGCATGCAAGACAACCGCTGACCTAATCGCGGGCAAAAATACCGAAGAGATTCGCGAAACGTTCCACATTAAGAACGATTTTACTCGTTCCAACGAGAAAGGAATGGGTAAGGAGATAGTATTTGCCAACGAAAAAAGTGATAATAGTTGA